The following proteins are encoded in a genomic region of Impatiens glandulifera unplaced genomic scaffold, dImpGla2.1, whole genome shotgun sequence:
- the LOC124917299 gene encoding agamous-like MADS-box protein AGL14: MVSFSKRKSSLLKNVIEFQKLTRQEVGAVVFSPAGQMYTSINNNGGPSSFDVIVDRILQVGDPTIQLQQDIRMRTTTRESSDKSDDDSAFLIGWILNLMGLDDDLESDDLQLLASKMADLERIKEEVDSRITSS, encoded by the coding sequence ATGGTGAGTTTCTCCAAGCGCAAATCTAGTCTGTTAAAAAATGTGATTGAGTTTCAGAAATTGACGAGACAAGAGGTTGGCGCCGTAGTCTTCTCCCCCGCCGGTCAAATGTACACCTCCATCAACAACAACGGGGGGCCCTCCTCCTTTGATGTTATTGTTGACCGAATCCTGCAAGTTGGCGATCCCACGATACAATTACAACAAGATATCAGGATGAGGACGACGACTAGGGAATCATCCGACAAGAGCGACGACGACTCTGCGTTCTTGATCGGATGGATTCTCAATCTAATGGGTTTAGATGATGATCTTGAGTCCGATGATTTACAATTGCTGGCGTCCAAGATGGCGGATCTCGAGAGGATTAAAGAGGAGGTCGACAGCCGCATAACTTCTTCTTAA